The following proteins come from a genomic window of Corallococcus sp. NCRR:
- a CDS encoding GlsB/YeaQ/YmgE family stress response membrane protein, whose translation MGIIAFLVIGLVAGLIARAIMPGNQSMGLIATTLLGIAGSFVGGFVGSLFSRDGRVFDLHPTGLLFSVLGALVVLFLVGLAGRGRRVHV comes from the coding sequence ATGGGGATTATCGCGTTTCTGGTGATTGGTCTGGTCGCGGGTCTGATTGCGCGCGCCATCATGCCGGGCAACCAGTCGATGGGGCTCATCGCCACCACGCTGCTGGGCATCGCCGGTTCGTTCGTGGGCGGCTTCGTCGGTTCGCTGTTCTCTCGTGACGGGCGGGTCTTCGACCTGCACCCCACGGGCCTGCTGTTCTCCGTCCTGGGCGCACTGGTCGTGCTGTTCCTCGTGGGGCTCGCCGGCCGCGGCCGTCGCGTCCACGTCTAG
- a CDS encoding pyridoxal phosphate-dependent aminotransferase has translation MSRFSLRTAFPRTPNPLSQALAMRHACGLPVLDLAETNPTRVGLPPPRVKLGAHRGTFDYAPEPFGLPSAREAVATHLSQRGAPVEAPHVVLSASTSEAYGWILKLLCDPGDNVLVPAPGYPLVEVLARLEGVHARSYRLPAVHGFGLDAARVEAAIDARTRAVVVVNPGNPTGHFLHEGELHALADVCARHGLTLISDEVFSDFAWDEEAGRVTSVAGRPLPCLTFSLSGLSKVAGLPGLKLAWLHVGGPAHARDEALARLEDVADAVLSVATPVQLALPALLAHAQRFQQALLKRVRGNRERLLRARPADAAWDVVSSHGGWSAVLRIPLHPGEEATCLRLLEEGVRVQPGYFYDFGGGAYLVLSLLPKPEVFTAALEPLVRVLSPSAGR, from the coding sequence GTGAGCCGCTTCTCGCTCCGCACCGCCTTCCCGCGCACGCCCAACCCGCTGTCCCAGGCCCTCGCCATGCGCCACGCATGCGGGCTGCCCGTGCTGGACCTGGCGGAGACCAACCCCACCCGCGTGGGCCTGCCGCCGCCGCGCGTGAAGCTCGGGGCCCACCGCGGGACCTTCGACTACGCCCCGGAGCCCTTCGGCCTGCCGTCCGCGCGCGAGGCCGTGGCCACGCACCTGTCCCAGCGGGGGGCGCCCGTGGAAGCCCCGCACGTCGTGCTCAGCGCCAGCACCAGCGAGGCCTACGGCTGGATCCTGAAGCTGCTGTGCGACCCGGGGGACAACGTCCTCGTGCCGGCGCCCGGCTACCCGCTGGTGGAGGTCCTGGCGCGCCTGGAGGGCGTGCACGCGCGCTCCTACCGCCTGCCCGCCGTGCACGGCTTCGGGCTGGACGCGGCCCGGGTGGAGGCCGCCATCGACGCGCGCACCCGCGCGGTGGTGGTGGTGAACCCCGGCAACCCCACCGGCCACTTCCTCCATGAAGGGGAGCTGCACGCGCTCGCGGACGTGTGCGCGCGCCACGGCCTCACGTTGATCAGCGACGAGGTGTTCTCCGACTTCGCGTGGGATGAGGAAGCGGGACGGGTGACGTCCGTGGCGGGGCGTCCGCTGCCGTGCCTGACGTTCTCACTCTCCGGCCTGTCCAAGGTGGCGGGCCTGCCCGGCCTTAAGCTGGCGTGGCTGCACGTGGGCGGCCCCGCGCACGCGCGCGACGAGGCCCTGGCCCGGCTGGAGGACGTGGCGGACGCGGTGCTGTCGGTGGCCACGCCCGTGCAGCTCGCGCTGCCGGCGCTCCTCGCGCACGCGCAGCGCTTCCAGCAGGCGTTGTTGAAGCGGGTGAGGGGCAACCGGGAGCGGTTGCTTCGAGCGCGTCCGGCGGACGCCGCGTGGGACGTGGTGTCCTCGCACGGTGGCTGGAGCGCGGTGCTGCGCATCCCCCTTCACCCCGGCGAGGAGGCCACCTGCCTGCGGCTCCTGGAGGAGGGGGTGCGCGTGCAGCCGGGCTACTTCTACGACTTCGGCGGCGGTGCGTACCTCGTGCTGTCGCTGCTGCCGAAGCCCGAGGTCTTCACCGCCGCCCTGGAGCCGCTGGTGCGCGTGCTCAGTCCGTCGGCGGGTCGATGA
- the bioD gene encoding dethiobiotin synthase translates to MAPEALQFFVTGTDTGVGKTQVSCALLSLLKDAGHAPQGFKPYESGCASLKAPADALAMREAAGSTLPVDAVCPHRFKAPLAPGIAASRLGTEPDFRVTLAAWKQLKRGSVVVEGAGGLFVPVDSKRDVVDLIQAFRLPVVLVARAGLGTLNHVALSLEALAAREVSVRAVVLSRGVPGRDLAERDNRRYLEARHGVEVLGPVPYVEDAKKRRMAFRRALAPLVPERAQAR, encoded by the coding sequence GTGGCCCCTGAGGCACTCCAGTTCTTCGTCACCGGCACGGACACCGGCGTGGGCAAGACGCAGGTGTCGTGCGCCTTGCTGTCGCTCCTGAAGGACGCGGGCCACGCGCCCCAGGGCTTCAAGCCCTACGAGAGCGGCTGCGCGTCCCTCAAGGCCCCGGCGGACGCGCTGGCCATGCGCGAGGCCGCGGGCAGCACGCTGCCGGTGGACGCCGTCTGCCCGCACCGCTTCAAGGCGCCGCTGGCCCCGGGCATCGCGGCGTCACGGCTGGGGACGGAGCCGGACTTCCGCGTGACGCTCGCGGCGTGGAAGCAGCTGAAGCGCGGGAGCGTGGTGGTGGAGGGGGCAGGGGGGCTGTTCGTCCCGGTGGATTCGAAGCGCGACGTGGTGGACCTCATCCAGGCCTTCCGCCTGCCCGTGGTGCTGGTGGCGCGCGCGGGGCTGGGCACGCTCAACCACGTGGCGCTGTCGCTGGAGGCGCTGGCCGCGCGCGAGGTGTCCGTGCGGGCGGTGGTGCTGTCACGCGGGGTGCCCGGACGTGACCTGGCGGAGCGGGACAACCGCCGCTACCTGGAGGCCCGCCATGGCGTGGAGGTCCTGGGTCCCGTGCCGTATGTGGAGGACGCAAAAAAGCGCCGGATGGCGTTCCGGCGAGCGCTGGCGCCGCTGGTGCCCGAACGCGCGCAGGCCCGATAA
- the bioB gene encoding biotin synthase BioB produces MSDTAESFHGHAHHAAPAPEGVTVRHDWSLAEVKALYQLPLLDLVHKAQTVHRQVFVENKVQLCSLLSIKTGGCPEDCAYCPQAARYKTGVKAEKLMAVPDVLAAASQARQAGATRFCMGAAWREVKDGPQFDSVLEMVKGVRALGMEACATLGMLTDSQAKRLREAGLSAYNHNLDTSPEHYGDIISTRTYDDRLKTLDRVRDAGISVCCGGIIGMGESVEDRCNLLRTLANQEVHPESVPINALVPVEGTPLAEQHRVETVDMVRTIATARLLMPQAMVRLSAGRMQMNEEAQLLCMMAGANSLFFGEKLLTTGNPEYTQDMALLEKAGIRPLEPRQDR; encoded by the coding sequence ATGTCCGACACCGCCGAGTCCTTCCACGGCCACGCCCACCACGCCGCCCCCGCCCCGGAAGGGGTGACGGTGCGGCACGACTGGTCGCTCGCGGAGGTGAAGGCGCTGTACCAGTTGCCGCTGCTGGACCTGGTGCACAAGGCGCAGACGGTGCACCGGCAGGTGTTCGTGGAGAACAAGGTGCAGCTGTGTTCGCTGCTCTCCATCAAGACGGGCGGGTGTCCGGAGGACTGCGCGTACTGCCCGCAGGCGGCGCGCTACAAGACGGGCGTGAAGGCGGAGAAGCTGATGGCGGTGCCGGACGTGCTGGCCGCCGCGTCGCAGGCCCGTCAGGCCGGGGCCACCCGCTTCTGCATGGGCGCCGCGTGGCGCGAGGTGAAGGACGGCCCGCAGTTCGACAGCGTGCTGGAGATGGTGAAGGGCGTGCGGGCCCTGGGCATGGAGGCGTGCGCCACGCTCGGCATGCTCACCGACAGTCAGGCGAAGCGCCTGCGCGAGGCGGGCCTGTCCGCGTACAACCACAACCTGGACACGTCCCCGGAGCACTACGGCGACATCATCTCCACCCGCACCTATGACGACCGGCTGAAGACGCTCGACCGGGTGCGCGACGCGGGCATCTCCGTGTGCTGCGGCGGCATCATCGGCATGGGCGAGTCCGTGGAGGACCGCTGCAACCTCTTGCGCACGCTGGCCAACCAGGAGGTGCACCCGGAGTCGGTGCCCATCAACGCGCTCGTGCCCGTGGAGGGGACGCCGCTCGCGGAGCAGCACCGCGTGGAGACGGTGGACATGGTGCGCACCATCGCCACCGCGCGCCTGCTCATGCCCCAGGCCATGGTGCGCCTGTCCGCGGGCCGCATGCAGATGAATGAAGAGGCGCAGCTGCTCTGCATGATGGCGGGCGCCAACTCGCTCTTCTTCGGGGAGAAGCTGCTCACCACCGGCAACCCCGAGTACACCCAGGACATGGCGCTCCTGGAGAAGGCGGGCATCCGCCCCCTGGAGCCCCGGCAGGACCGGTGA
- the radA gene encoding DNA repair protein RadA: MAKAKTHYTCQACGYQTAKWLGKCPDCGAWSSLLEETEAKVDDKRPAWGASGGSSRPVKLQDVTGESEVRRRTGITEFDRVLGGGVVGGSLVLLGGDPGIGKSTLLLAALDKLSRHGPVLYVSGEESLRQTKMRAERLRVESEAIHLFAETDADRVLQAAEALKPQALVVDSIQTMYLPELGNAPGSITQVREVAGRLMAFAKRSGVPTFLVGHVTKEGSIAGPRVLEHMVDTVLYFEGERGHPFRLLRAHKNRFGSTNEIGVFEMKGAGLVEVADPSALFLSERPQGKSGSVVTSTLNGTRPLLVEVQALVAPTGYGTARRTAIGVDGNRVALLAAVLEKKEEIPLVGCDLFVNVAGGMQLSEPACDLAVCAALVSSLQNRPLDAKTLVLGEVGLAGEVRAVGQVEPRLAEAAKMGFQRVVLPAGSARRVEATKLQVVGVETLSEALAAMFD; this comes from the coding sequence ATGGCGAAGGCGAAGACGCACTACACCTGTCAGGCCTGCGGCTACCAGACGGCGAAGTGGCTCGGGAAGTGTCCGGACTGCGGGGCCTGGAGCTCGCTCCTGGAGGAGACCGAAGCGAAGGTGGACGACAAGCGCCCGGCGTGGGGCGCGTCCGGGGGCTCCTCGCGGCCGGTGAAGCTGCAGGACGTGACGGGTGAGTCGGAAGTCCGCCGGCGCACGGGCATCACGGAGTTCGACCGCGTGCTGGGCGGCGGCGTGGTGGGCGGCTCGCTGGTGCTGCTGGGCGGCGACCCGGGCATCGGCAAGTCCACGCTGCTCCTGGCGGCGCTGGACAAGCTGTCGCGGCACGGGCCGGTGCTCTACGTGTCGGGTGAAGAGAGCCTGCGGCAGACGAAGATGCGCGCGGAGCGCCTGCGGGTGGAGAGCGAGGCCATCCACCTGTTCGCGGAGACGGACGCGGACCGGGTGCTCCAGGCGGCGGAGGCGCTGAAGCCGCAGGCGCTGGTGGTGGACTCCATCCAGACCATGTACCTGCCGGAGTTGGGCAACGCGCCGGGCAGCATCACCCAGGTGCGCGAGGTGGCGGGCCGGCTGATGGCGTTCGCCAAGCGCAGCGGGGTGCCCACGTTCCTGGTGGGCCACGTGACGAAGGAGGGCTCCATCGCGGGTCCCCGGGTGCTGGAGCACATGGTGGACACGGTCCTCTACTTCGAGGGCGAGCGGGGCCACCCGTTCCGGCTGTTGCGCGCGCACAAGAACCGCTTCGGCAGCACGAACGAGATTGGCGTCTTCGAGATGAAGGGCGCGGGGCTGGTGGAGGTGGCGGACCCGTCCGCGCTGTTCCTCTCCGAGCGTCCGCAGGGCAAGTCCGGCAGCGTGGTGACGAGCACGCTCAACGGCACCCGTCCGCTGCTGGTGGAGGTGCAGGCGCTGGTGGCGCCCACGGGCTACGGCACGGCGAGGCGCACGGCGATCGGCGTGGACGGCAACCGCGTGGCGCTGCTGGCGGCGGTGCTGGAGAAGAAGGAGGAGATTCCACTGGTGGGCTGCGACCTGTTCGTCAACGTGGCGGGCGGCATGCAGTTGAGTGAACCGGCGTGCGATTTGGCGGTGTGCGCCGCGCTGGTGAGCAGCCTGCAGAACCGGCCGTTGGACGCGAAGACGCTGGTGCTGGGAGAGGTGGGGCTCGCGGGCGAGGTGCGCGCGGTGGGCCAGGTGGAGCCGAGGCTCGCGGAAGCCGCGAAGATGGGCTTCCAGCGGGTGGTGCTGCCGGCGGGCAGCGCGCGGCGCGTGGAGGCGACGAAGCTCCAGGTGGTGGGCGTGGAGACCCTGAGCGAGGCGCTGGCGGCGATGTTCGACTGA
- the bioF gene encoding 8-amino-7-oxononanoate synthase, whose protein sequence is MRPSTQWARDDLEALSAKGLRRALEPLDSPQGAEVRVGDGWLVNFSSNDYLGLAASPAVRAAAASALERYGVGTGASRLVVGDMVPHQRLEARLARFERAEAVRLFNSGYAANTGILPALVGPGDAVFSDALNHASLVDGCRLSRARVVVYPHSDVAALTRALEETPARRKLVVTDSVFSMDGDVAPLRELLAACEAHGAALMVDEAHATGVLGARGAGLCEALGVEDRVDLRMGTLSKALGGLGAYVATSRAVADLLVSRARPFVYSTALPAALCAGAECAVDLVEHDPAPRERLWGHIHRFTEGLRALGLPAEPRSAIFPVILGEPSRALDAAKRLREAGLLVKAIRPPTVPEGTSRLRFCLSAAHTMGHIDLALEALRRVGVSRGP, encoded by the coding sequence GTGAGGCCCTCCACGCAGTGGGCGCGCGACGACCTGGAGGCCCTGTCCGCGAAGGGCCTCCGCCGCGCGCTGGAGCCGCTCGACTCACCCCAGGGCGCCGAGGTGCGCGTGGGGGACGGGTGGCTGGTCAACTTCTCCTCCAATGACTACCTGGGGCTCGCGGCGTCTCCCGCCGTGCGCGCCGCCGCCGCGTCCGCGCTGGAGCGCTACGGCGTGGGCACCGGCGCCAGCCGCCTGGTGGTGGGGGACATGGTGCCGCACCAGCGGCTGGAGGCGCGGCTCGCCCGCTTCGAGCGCGCGGAGGCCGTGCGCCTCTTCAACTCCGGCTACGCGGCCAACACCGGCATCCTGCCCGCGCTGGTGGGCCCCGGCGACGCGGTGTTCTCCGACGCCCTCAACCACGCCTCGCTGGTGGACGGCTGCCGGCTGTCCCGCGCGCGCGTCGTCGTCTACCCGCACTCGGACGTGGCCGCGCTCACCCGCGCGCTGGAAGAGACGCCCGCGCGGCGCAAGCTGGTCGTCACGGACAGCGTGTTCTCCATGGACGGGGACGTGGCCCCGCTGCGCGAGCTCCTGGCCGCGTGCGAGGCCCACGGCGCCGCGCTGATGGTGGACGAGGCGCACGCCACCGGCGTCCTGGGCGCGCGCGGCGCGGGCCTGTGCGAGGCGCTGGGCGTGGAGGACCGCGTGGACCTGCGCATGGGCACGCTGAGCAAGGCGCTGGGCGGGCTGGGCGCGTACGTGGCCACGTCGCGCGCGGTGGCGGACCTGCTGGTCAGCCGCGCCCGGCCGTTCGTCTACTCCACCGCGCTGCCCGCCGCCCTCTGCGCTGGCGCCGAGTGCGCGGTGGACCTGGTGGAGCATGACCCCGCCCCGCGCGAGCGGCTGTGGGGGCACATCCACCGTTTCACCGAGGGTCTGCGTGCGCTGGGACTGCCCGCCGAACCCCGGAGCGCCATCTTCCCGGTCATCCTGGGCGAGCCCTCGCGCGCGCTGGACGCGGCGAAGCGCCTTCGCGAGGCGGGCCTCCTGGTGAAGGCCATCCGCCCGCCCACCGTGCCCGAGGGCACCAGCCGGCTTCGCTTCTGTCTCTCCGCGGCCCATACGATGGGCCACATCGACCTGGCGCTGGAGGCCCTGCGCCGGGTGGGAGTCTCCCGTGGCCCCTGA
- a CDS encoding ABC transporter substrate-binding protein — MRALGMMTLGMALLSSGCSFTTAGGLSECTTSSDCGANSVCTSGFCLPQPAGCNQVVGATSAANPIVLGAALPLTNASGNAEIEQQRFNGLKLALDEVNQAQGVGGRQFVMYVCDTGADSNRAVTQANWMVNDKGAVAIFSAGSAQTLAIHEVTTPKNVLLMSHTATSSAFTTLSDKNGGSVGLVWRTTPSDVLQGRVIANVLQGVTPINDPGVTFTPPTKVGVAYVSDSYGTGLFDAIQNRIPNKDNVAGAQYNRNEAVSGAVGRLVSFKPDMTVLAGFPEDNSRLLLEAIDAKVGMAYGNRWFLTDASKDRTLLTSRKEVETELSGTYGTAPASARPNDATYKLFADRFITAYSTDPGQYSFTAHAYDAMYLVALGSAYAVGNDSNNPQPVTGPRIAEGLTKLTPASGQTATSYPLGSTQFTAAREALRAGTVIDVRGASGELNFNNETGEAPSPYELFKVTGTTFKTVQLIDPPTD; from the coding sequence ATGCGCGCGCTGGGAATGATGACGTTGGGCATGGCGCTGCTGTCGTCCGGGTGCAGCTTCACCACGGCGGGCGGCCTGTCCGAATGCACGACGAGCAGTGACTGCGGCGCCAACAGCGTCTGCACCTCCGGCTTCTGCCTGCCGCAGCCCGCCGGGTGCAACCAGGTGGTGGGCGCCACGTCCGCGGCGAACCCCATCGTGCTGGGCGCGGCGCTGCCGCTCACCAACGCGAGCGGCAACGCGGAGATTGAACAGCAGCGCTTCAACGGCCTGAAGCTGGCGCTGGACGAGGTGAACCAGGCGCAGGGCGTGGGTGGCCGCCAGTTCGTCATGTACGTCTGCGACACCGGCGCGGACAGCAACCGGGCGGTGACGCAGGCCAACTGGATGGTGAATGACAAGGGCGCGGTGGCGATCTTCAGCGCGGGCAGCGCGCAGACGCTCGCCATCCATGAGGTCACCACGCCCAAGAACGTGCTCTTGATGAGCCACACGGCCACGAGCTCCGCGTTCACCACGCTGTCGGACAAGAACGGCGGCAGCGTGGGCCTGGTCTGGCGCACCACGCCCTCGGACGTGCTCCAGGGCCGCGTCATCGCGAACGTGCTCCAGGGCGTCACGCCCATCAACGACCCGGGCGTGACGTTCACCCCTCCGACCAAGGTGGGCGTGGCGTACGTCAGTGACTCGTACGGAACCGGCCTCTTCGACGCCATCCAGAACCGCATCCCCAACAAGGACAACGTCGCGGGCGCGCAGTACAACCGCAACGAGGCCGTGAGCGGCGCGGTGGGCCGGCTGGTGTCCTTCAAGCCGGACATGACGGTGCTGGCGGGCTTCCCCGAGGACAACTCGCGCCTGCTGCTGGAGGCCATCGACGCGAAGGTGGGCATGGCCTACGGGAACCGCTGGTTCCTCACCGACGCCAGCAAGGACCGCACGCTGCTGACCTCCCGCAAGGAGGTCGAGACGGAGCTGTCGGGCACGTACGGAACTGCCCCCGCGTCCGCGCGTCCCAACGACGCCACGTACAAGCTCTTCGCGGACCGCTTCATCACCGCCTACAGCACGGACCCCGGGCAGTACTCCTTCACCGCGCACGCGTACGACGCCATGTACCTGGTGGCGCTGGGCTCGGCGTACGCGGTGGGCAATGACTCCAACAACCCGCAGCCGGTGACCGGCCCGCGCATCGCGGAGGGGCTCACGAAGCTGACGCCCGCGTCCGGCCAGACGGCGACCAGCTATCCCCTGGGCTCCACGCAGTTCACCGCGGCGCGCGAGGCGCTGCGCGCGGGCACCGTCATCGACGTCCGGGGCGCCAGCGGCGAGCTGAACTTCAACAACGAGACGGGCGAGGCGCCCTCCCCCTACGAGCTGTTCAAGGTGACGGGCACCACCTTCAAGACCGTGCAGCTCATCGACCCGCCGACGGACTGA